TTTTCAACTTTTGCAGTTGATGTTGATACAGGCTCTTACACTATTGCCCGTCGTATCTTAACTGAAGGCTCACTGCCCCCAGCAAATTCAGTTAGAGTTGAAGAATTTGTTAACTATTTCAAATATCAATACCCTAGTCCAACTACTAGTCATCCTTTTTCCTTAACTATGGAAGCGGCTGCATCTCCATTTAATGAAAATCGCTATTTGTTAAGAGTAGGCTTAAAAGGGCGCGAAGTAAGCAAAGCAGAACGTCCAGCGACTCACTTAACTTTCTTAGTTGATAATAGCGGCTCAATGGATTCTGATGACAAATTAGGGCTTGTTAAAAAGAGCTTAAAAATGTTGGTTAAAAACCTTGAGCCTCAAGATACTGTGGCAATTACAACTTATGCTGGTGGAGTTGATTTAGTCCTACCTCCAACAAGCATTGCTGATAAAGCTGTAATCTTAAATGCTATTGATAATTTAGTTTCAGGCGGTGGAACAGCTATGGAAGCAGGAATTGACCTAGCTTACAAACAAGCTCACGCTTCTTTCCAAGTTGGTAGTATTAATCGGATCATTATTTGTTCTGATGGGGATGCTAATATTGGTAAAACTAACCCAAAAGACATCCTTAAGGAAATTAAAAGTTATGTAGACCAAGGAATTACAGTTAGCACAATAGGTTTTGGAATGGGTAACTACAAAGATGCAATGATGGAACAGTTTGCTAACAAGGGTAATGGTAATTACTATTACATAGATAATATGTCACAAGCAAAAAGAATCTTTGTTGAGCAATTAAATGGAACACTTCAAGTAATAGCAAAGGATGTTAAAGTCCAAGTAGAATTTAACCCATCTACAGTTAGCGAATATCGCTTAGTTGGCTATGAAAACCGAGATATTGCAGATGAAGATTTTCGCAATGATAAAGTTGATGCTGGTGAAATTGGTGCTGGTCATACGGTGACAGCTATTTATGAAGTAAAATTACGAAAACAGCCTGAAAGCAATTTAGCTACTGTTAGATTACGCTATAAAACTCCTGATGCTCAAGAAACTACCCCCGCTGAAGAAGTAGCAGCAAGCTTTGATTTGTCCAGACTTCAGCAAAATTTTGAGCAAACTTCTGAAGATTTTCGATTCTCCATTGCAGTTGCTGCTTTTGCGGAAGTTTTACGTGAAAGTTTTGCGGCTAAAGACTGGTCATTAGAAAAAATCATTAGTATTACTGAAACTGCTTCACAGCCTAACGACAAGGAAAGACAAGAATTTTACAACTTGTTAAAAAAGCTCAACAGCTAAAATTAGCTACATCTACAGCCACACCAGAAAATAATTAAGCCTTAAAGCTTATTTGTCTCTCAACAAATAAAAGAAAAATTTCCCGTAAGTTAAGATTGCCTAAACTCTGGAATTAGCTTAGTTTCTAGCCCATTGGCAGTGTTAAATTTTATTTGTTGGGAGACATAAATGGCTGAATTAAAAGATAAATATATCTCTGTACTAAAACTTGCGAAAACTCTTGGTTGTAAAAAAGTAAAAACTAGTGAAGAAAATGGACAACTAGTAGTTAATGCTAATTGTCCTACACAGTATTTAGCTAATGCAATTGCTGAAAAAGCTAAAGAAGTGGATGCTGAACACAAAGATTTAGCATTAAAGTTAAAAGTAGAAACATCTTCAGATTTAACTAATAAATATGGCCCTGTTTATGAACAAGCCTATACATTGGGTTGTGAAGAATTAACATTGACTGAAGAAAATGGTGTTTTAACGGTTAGTGCTAATTGTCCAACTCAATACAACGCTGATCGAATAACAGATAAAGCCAAAAAAGCTGATGCAGAATGGAAAAATTCATTAAAACTAGACTTAAAAATTCAAAGAACAGATATTTATGGTGAGCATAAAATTAAGGCCGATGACACTTTAGAAGTAATTGCCAAAAAAATAACTAAAAATAAAGTTACTCCAGAGCAAATTTTTGAA
This region of Blastocatellia bacterium genomic DNA includes:
- a CDS encoding von Willebrand factor type A domain-containing protein; translated protein: MKIFNRHIADQLSAYLQNELTDKQASQVESHLSTCKACKKECEEIEQGIFLAKQLSLSKCPDLLWNGVESQLKLQEKSVTNRPSSIYQLFPKTTWSRAFATAAIVIIFYALGSSFIAIIKKSNITSTNNNEIAKLEKVSIKVPEVTKSSVISSESEAPVENYNSDARPQRVQTLPTRKIAPSKGVLPSLILLNPGVFQPENTLRSLEKDGKIGDKIANVGSYNFNQNSTEQKIELSVDSLEAKIDNRRIDSLPINRRNFLDFSLISPNSNKSSTVTSSIPFNGQTARSNSFTVDGLDNNDSSAAGSTPNQNVTKEFQVVTDSYGAEFGRLTKPSEDINDINDINKKNLNNSTGTEAFKNYGVNVWTKTKKDSFSTFAVDVDTGSYTIARRILTEGSLPPANSVRVEEFVNYFKYQYPSPTTSHPFSLTMEAAASPFNENRYLLRVGLKGREVSKAERPATHLTFLVDNSGSMDSDDKLGLVKKSLKMLVKNLEPQDTVAITTYAGGVDLVLPPTSIADKAVILNAIDNLVSGGGTAMEAGIDLAYKQAHASFQVGSINRIIICSDGDANIGKTNPKDILKEIKSYVDQGITVSTIGFGMGNYKDAMMEQFANKGNGNYYYIDNMSQAKRIFVEQLNGTLQVIAKDVKVQVEFNPSTVSEYRLVGYENRDIADEDFRNDKVDAGEIGAGHTVTAIYEVKLRKQPESNLATVRLRYKTPDAQETTPAEEVAASFDLSRLQQNFEQTSEDFRFSIAVAAFAEVLRESFAAKDWSLEKIISITETASQPNDKERQEFYNLLKKLNS